Within the Montipora foliosa isolate CH-2021 chromosome 11, ASM3666993v2, whole genome shotgun sequence genome, the region TCTGAATACATGGTAATCACTGATagataaaataaaacaattatattattattgtgcgAATGTTTGGGACACCTAAACAGTTCAGGgaactaataggccattttacagttgtttgctctgcgacctagcctatgaatggctgcgaggctgccggtgaccttgcattgatacagccccgactgcttttatcatgcaaattgtgttgttgttattctaattagtccgtattaacattacaaaagcatggaggtttgtatcaaaacagggtcaccagcagcctcgcttccatttgtaggccaggtaacttagctacaactgtaaaatggtctatttgagTAGGTGACCCAAAGGAAAATATACCTTATTTAAAGAATACAGTGCTGAACAACAATTTAATGTTAAAACTATTACTTTGTGGACTAACTTTTTCTAACTATCTACACAATAACTTCCAAAGATTGCTACGATCGGCTGGAAATGCCACTTTTACTAATTACCGATAATAAGGATACGCCTGCTTATAATGCTATTTTTGTTTGTAAATTATCAGAGAAAAAGACATTGATGAAGTCCTTCAAACCCACACAGTTTTCACCAATGTTTCAAAGGGACAAGTGGCTAAAAACGAGGACTTAGTAAGAGCTTTTGGGACAGCTGATCAATCAGAAATTTGCTTACAGGTAGATAAAAGCTAGATTCTCGAATAACCGTCCACTTGTTGTCCTATGAATGGCTCTTAAAAAACTTAATTTTCTTGTTACTCTTTGCTGTGGTGGTAAGGGTTCCATTAATTGATTATTATAAAATTTGGGGTTGTTGGTACATTTCATGCCAGAAATTGAAAATGCCTATTTATCTTGGGCATAAACTCTGGGGTTTATATGGCTTTATTCAAGTGAGTGCTTGTCAACGAAATTATGAATAAACCAATTTATTAACTTAGAGCATTCACTCTTTATGGGGAAATCTGAAACCTTGGTATCATTCAGTTGATACGTCACTAACACTTTTGCTTtagtttgagattttcctgtAAAGACCTCATTCTTGGTTACTGAATAGTTAAAAGGCATCTTGCATTTGGTTAATATTAGTTCAAATGCCTTTGTGACCATAAAGTGGGTTTGCATTTGATGGTCATGAAGTCAACGCTGACCACAAGATATCTAACTAGTATCAAACCCAGTTGGGTTTCACAATGTTTGAGTGATGTTTTCATAATGTTTTCATAAAGTTTGAATGATTTCTATTTAACATAATCCCACTAGTGTACCAGTATGggtttattttttagttttagaaAAAATCAACTGACATAAAATTAACAGAAAGAAATTTGTCTCCCAAGATATTAGCAAAAGGAGAACTTCAAGTATCCGAAAAAGAAAGAAGTACACAGCTGGAGTCAATGTTCAGAGACATTGCTACGATAGTGGCAGATAAATGTGTGAATCCAGAAACAAAGCGACCATACCCAGTTGGAATAATAGAGAGAGCAATGAAAGACATTCATTACTCAGTGATCCCGACAAGAACAACAAAGCAACAGGTATGTGTTGAGGTACAGTGTATTTCCATCGTGATGCATGTTGAACGTTTGTGACTCGACCTTGGAATGATTCTTTCTTACATAGGATATGTAACTAAAGGCAACACACTGAAAAATCCACACAATTATTTTTAAGAGAATCTTAGACAAATCCTTTGTGTTTTTTGTGGTGAAATTTAAGGTCACTCAAGTCTCTTTCAGCGGGTTGAATCTCTGCACGCATTGGCTCATAAGACaaccaaaaacaaataaatagctATGCACATGTTTCACAGAACAAAAATACGTCTTTGTAGGCTCTTGAAGTTATAAAGCAACTCAAGGAGACTATGGAAATTGAACGTGCTCAGATGCGTCTGCGACTTATCATACCCAGCAAAGAAGCCAAGCGAGTTCATGAGAAACTTAAAGCAAACATATCAGCTGTTGAGTCAGAGGACTGGCAGGGAGGGGATCTAGAAATGGTAACATTTAGTGTAAAGACTTTTTACTTAAGTCATTCTGTATCTTTGTCGCCTACAGTTTCAGTCACTTGTTGATCcaattgactcctaggagtgagacttaacagattttactctatctaacaTGGCTGGAAGATTTTACTCGGGTAGTGCTGGAGTGTCTGAGGAGTGACAGTGAGTGATTAATAGTCAGTGAGTGATTatagggacatagtttttcagtgagtgattaacccattgactcccaggggttccccattgacgagtaaaattgtctggcattagacagagtaaaatactaagtatggccagtttaggcctgtttaggcatcaaagggttaaattaatggggacatagtttttcagtgagtgattaaaatATGTAACAGATTATGATATGCGGTTAGAGATAGTGTGTTTGTATAATGTGCAAGTGAAAAATATGATTAACTACCGGTACATGTAGTTGTGCAAGGTAATATGGGGTGGGGGATGACTGAAAAGGAAATGTGAGTTCTAGGCAGGAATCCATATTACAACCTGTGTAACACTGGTcggtagcctc harbors:
- the LOC137976113 gene encoding ribosome maturation protein SBDS-like, encoding MSIFTPTNQVKLTNVAVVRLKKAGKRFEIACYKNKVMSWRNKVEKDIDEVLQTHTVFTNVSKGQVAKNEDLVRAFGTADQSEICLQILAKGELQVSEKERSTQLESMFRDIATIVADKCVNPETKRPYPVGIIERAMKDIHYSVIPTRTTKQQALEVIKQLKETMEIERAQMRLRLIIPSKEAKRVHEKLKANISAVESEDWQGGDLEMVCLIDPGCYRIIDETVRSETRGRGTLEMISLKDTEEGDERLE